Part of the Marinicella rhabdoformis genome is shown below.
AAAGAGTAGCAAGCTTCATTAATGCTGGACTAACATCCTCAGGCTTATACCACGGAGAGCCTGAGTACTCTTCCCAATCTATTTTTTTGATTCTCTCAAGTACGCTCATACTTTCCAATGAAACTTAACAATTTATTAAACACACATCTTATACTATTAACAAAGGTGAAATGCTTCAATTTTGCTTATTATTTGGGCTTTTTAGTCAATAATTTAGCTTATACTCACAAATTTATAGATTTAATTCGCTTAAATCATGATAAATAAGCATACATGCGCCAATATCAGACATATTCTTGATAACAAGGCGCATACATGTACATGAAGTTGCTACACCAAGTGAGGGTGAAAATTAAATTCCTTCATAACAGTATTGAGTCACAAAAGCCCAGAAATCACCATGGTTTATACCCATGTGGTCAAAGAACTGAGCGAAAAGAACCAATTCAGTCCTCTAAATTATTTGTCATAATTAAAAAAATCGTTAAGCAAGGGCTCATTCAACTTGATGATTTTTATTACTTCGCCAGATTCTTCATAAGCGCTGTCATCTACCAAGAATGCTTGATCAGAACTGAATAACAGGGCGTAATAATTTGACTTTGTGTTCAGCAATAGGCCGCTGGCATCACACATCGCCGAACATTTAAAGTGCTTTGAAATTTTTTGAGTCCAATTCAAAATCAATGCCATGTCATTTTTCTGACTGACATACACAGAAAGTCCGTATTTTAGTGTAGTCGGTATGTCTTCATTCACTTGGTAGTGCATGATAGGCAGCGTGTTTGGTGCGTTCTCCCAACCGTTGATGCCATCATAAATCAAAAAGGCATCTTCACAAGGCAAGACCTCAATTAAAAATTGCTTGAGCTTTTCTTGACTGATGGGTTTGTCGAAAATGATGTCCATCAATAACGATAATGCCCAGTAATCTTGGCAGCGAACAGCATGTCATCAAGTTTCGGGCCTAAGCCGATGTTGTGGACAATCATGGGGTTGCCTGTTTGTGGGTGTTTTTTGTCTGTGACGATGCCGATGTGGGGCAAGTTATTCGGTAGCATCCATGTAACCAAATCGCCCGATTGATAGTCTTTGGCCTGATCGCTGATGGCTAAGGACTGACCTTTGCGAGTAAAGAATGCCCTTAAATTGGGTACCCGACGGTGGTCTATGTTGGTGTCTGTTTTTGACAGACCCCAAATGCGTTTTGAAGGGTAGGCATCAAAATTGGCTTTCATGTCTTCATGAACCAATTGTTGTAAATCGATACCCAATTTTCTGTATGAACGTATCACCACATCAGTACAAACGCCAATCTCTGCCGGCACATCGCCATTGGGATAGGCTATTGATACGTATTTTCCATCGTAGCGGACTTGGTGGTTGGTGCGTTCCAATGCGGCTTTAACAAGCAATTCTGAATCAGTTGCTGCATGGACTGTGCCAATCCAAATTAATATAAGCCATATCAACCAACCCTTCATAAGGCTCATCCTCGTGGCTTGGGGCTGATGTATTTTTCGCGTTTGATTTGTTGCACCGGCAGGCCTTTTTCTTTTAACAGGGCAAAAGCTTCGTCGACCATGTTGGGGTTTCCACAAAGGTAGGAAATGTCGGTTTCTGGGTCAAAGTTATGCCCGGCCAGATACTGTTGTACATAGCCCTGCTGGTCATTGGCTTTTGGCGTTTCGCGTTGTTTACGTGATAAACATGGGATGTAATGGAAATTACTTTCTGCATCGCTCATGGCTTGAAAATCGGTTTCATACAGCAGACCGGTTTCGTCTTGCGCGCCCATGATGACATAGACCTCTGAACCTTGTTCTAAACGTTCTTTAATGATGTTGAGCATCGCACGGTAGGGTGTGACACCTGTGCCTGTGGCAATCATGAAATAGCGCTGATGCCGTTCAGGTAGCAAACAAAAACGGCCGAATGGCCCGCTGGCTTCCAAGGTATCACCTGCTTTCATGCCAGATAAAGCACCTGTGGCCAAGCCACCCTCGACCCAAGAAACGGCCATGCTGATTTCTTTTTTGACCATTTTCTCTTGTTCAAAAATATCAGCAATAGAATAACTGCGGAAAGTTTCTTTGCCATCGGCTTGGGTGAAATGCAATCGGACAAATTGTCCTGCTTGGGCTTCAAAAGGCACATCTGATTCAACAGAAAAGCTGATGTGAACCGTGTTGTCATTCAATGCTTGGCTGCCTTGGTAGGTCAATGTCAGTGGCGTCATGGTCGAAGTAGGTTTTAAAGCTTCATTATCACGATGCGCCCCTAAAATGTAAATGGAATTGTAAATGGAATTGTAAATGCCTCTTGGCATTCAAACAGAATTACCAGATAATCCATCCATGAAACATATTTTGTTTGTCGACAGCACCTACCCCAAACCTTATGACTTTGACACCTTGGCTCAGCAGGCCATGGGCGGCACCGAGTCCAGTATTTTAAGGACCGCTGAAATTTTACAAAAACAAGGGCATCAAGTGGCCATTTGTCAGCATGCACGTAAACAAGTCGTCGAACAACAGCAGATAACTTTCCACAGTACAGCATCATGCCAAACCGAAACATTCGATCATGTGGTGGTCCTGCGTAAATTACCGCAACTGATTCAGTACCAACAGCATTTCCCACAAGCACAGTTTTATTTGTGGCTTCACACCTATAAAAACCGTGAGTTTGCACTCAAACGTTTGATTAAAACGTCCAAGCCATTCACTGTGATTGGCAATTCAAAAAACCATCAAAAACACCTCGACCAATGTTTACAAGCTGGTTGGTTAGGTAAGCTGTTTACCCTATGTCGAGCAAAGAACATACAAGTCAAGCATGCTTACAACCCCATCCCCAGTTTTTGGACTGAATTACAAACTACTGATAAAAACTTGAATCAAATCATGTTCATCTCGGCTCCAAACAAAGGTTTGACTCAGGTCTTGGCTTATTTTCAAAAGCTTAAACTGGCCTTACCTGATTTGAAATTGTTGGTGGCCAATCCAGGTTACAGGGAAGACTTTGATGAGCGCTCAGATGGCGTTGAATTTTTAGGCGCATTGCCCCAAAAGGTTTTACTTCAAAAAGTGGCGGAAAGCCTGTGTGTGTTTTACCCACAGACCAGTTTTGCTGAAACTTTTGGCCTGATTTTTGCCGAAGCGAATGCCGTAGGTACTGCGGTTTTAGCGCATGACATCGGTTCAGCCAAGGAAATTTTACACCCCAATAATGGATTGATAGATGGGCATGATATAAATGCCATTACTGAACAAATCAAATTGTGGCAGCAGCAATTACCTGATGTCAGTTACCGAAGCGAGTTTGATGAAGCTGCTGTTTACAAACAATGGCAAAACATTTTAGCTTTGCCCTAATCTTCAGCCTGAATTAGTCTTCAGCCTCAAAATTAAGCGACAAAGAATTCACACAATAACGCAAGCCTGTTTCGGTCGGTCCGTCATTGAAAACATGTCCTAAATGTCCTCCGCACTTAGCACAGACGATTTCCGTGCGGCGCATGCCATGAGAATCATCGAACACTTCTTTGATTTTTCCTGCTTCTATTTCTTGATCAAAGCTTGGCCAACCACAACCAGCATCAAATTTTGAACCGTCGGCAAACAACGCTTCACCACAGGATTTGCAGTGGTAAACACCTTTTTCAAAATGCAGGTTATACTTTCCAGTATGGGGTCGCTCTGTTCCTTTTTCTGCAATCACATGGTAACTGTCCGCATCCAGCTTTTGTTTCAATTTATCTTTGGTTTCTTGCTTCATAGTCATTTATGCCTCACTCTACCGTCACAGATTTAGCCAAATTTCGTGGCTGGTCCACATCGGTTCCACGCAATACCGCCACATGGTAAGACAACAATTGCAATGGTACATTGAATACGATGGGTGAAGTGAATGAGCCACTGGCATCCAATGTAATCACATGATTCACACGATCGCTCAAACCGTGATCGCTTTTGTGGTCAACAAATACATAGAGCTCTCCACCACGTGCTCGGACTTCTTCAATATTTGATTTGAGCTTTTCTAATAATTCATCATTAGGGCAAACGGCAATCACTGGCATTTTTTCATCGACTAATGCCAGCGGCCCATGTTTCAACTCGCCCGCAGGATAACCTTCGGCATGGATGTATGAAATTTCCTTTAATTTCAAAGCACCTTCCAGTGCTATAGGGTAATGTAAGCCTCTGCCCAAAAACAAGGCATTGTCTCTTTTGACAATTTGTTCAGCGATGCCTTTGATTTGATCACTCAATACCAAAGCTTGGTTTATGATGCCTGGCATGGTGCGAAGCTGTTTCACCAAGCGCTTGCGTTTGGCGGGGTCTTTGTCATGAATTTCCATCATTTTCAATGTGAACAAAGCCATCACTGCCAATTGCGTGGTCAATGCTTTTGTCGATGCGACGCCAATTTCAGGTCCTGCGTAGGTCAATAAACAAACATCACTTTCTCGGTCTAAGGTCGAGTTAGCGACATTACATACCGCATAAGTGGACAAATACCCAGTGGTTTGGGCATAGCGCAAGGCGGCCAATGAATCGGCCGTTTCACCTGATTGTGAAATGGTTAAGAACAAGCTGTTTTTGGGAACCACTGGATTCCTGTAGCGGTATTCACTGGCTATTTCAACTTGAGTGGGAATACCAGTAAAAGCCTCTAGCCAATAACGAGCGACCATACCTGCATGATAAGAGGTACCACAGGCAATGATGTGAATGTGTTCGACTTGTTGCAGTGTTTGTGCCATCTCTGGTGTGATGAATTCATCACTGACACGCCCACCCAACAGCCTGTCTGCTATGGTGTTGGCTACCGCTGTCGGTTGTTCATGAATTTCTTTCAGCATGTAATGGGCATAACCGTCTTTGCTCAAAGCATCGGCTGACATTTTTACCGTTTGTATTTCACGCGATACCTGTTGGTCATTGCCGTCATATATCACGTAATCATCAGCGGTTATTTCTACAATGTCACCTTCTTCTAAATAACAAAACTGGTCAGTCTCATTGATTAAGGCTTGAACATCTGAGGCGACAAAATTTTCTCCTTCACCCATGCCCAGAACCAAGGGGCTGCCTTTTCTGGCGGCAATGATACGGCCAGGTTCAGACATACACGTAATGGCTACTGCATAGGCACCATCCAATAAACGAATGGCTTTGTGGCTGGCTTGGGCAAAACTCAGCCCATCACTTTGGTAATCATGTATCAAGTGCACCAAGGTTTCTGTGTCGGTTTCTGATTTGAATTGATACCCTTTGGCAATCAATTGCTCTCGCAACGGTGCATAATTTTCAATGATGCCATTGTGTACCACGGCTATGGCGTTGTTTGAATCGTGTGGGTGGGCATTGGCCGAAGTGGGCTCTCCATGGGTGGCCCATCGGGTGTGTCCGATGCCGCTGTGACCTGAAACCGGTTCATCTGCCAACTGCGCTTTGAGCTTGGTTAACTTGCCGGCTTGTTTCTTGATGGTGATGCCATCGCCTTCTATCACCGCAATGCCTGCTGAATCATAACCACGGTATTCTAAAGTTTGTAAGCCATTGATGATGATGTCAACGACATTGCGCTTGGCGCTGGCTGCTACTATTCCACACATATTATATTTTCTTTGGTTTTTCCCAGTTTGAGATGGTTCTCAGTTTACTTCTTGATAAAGTCAGTTTGTTATCGGGCGCATCTTTGGTGATGGTAGAGCCTGCACCTATGGTGGCATTTTCACCAATGATCACTGGTGCGACCAACTGGCTGTCAGAACCTATAAAAGCACCGTCTTTGATGGTGGTTTTGAATTTATTCACACCATCGTAATTACAGGTGATGGTACCTGCACCAATGTTCACTTCCTTACCAATTTCAGCATCACCCAAATAACTCAAGTGACTGGCTTTGCTGTTTTGACCCATGGTTGTTTTCTTAGTTTCAACAAAATTGCCTATTTTGCAGCCTTCAGACAACACCGTACCTTGTCGCAATCGGGCAAAGGGGCCAATCTGACAAGCACCTGTGGTCGTCACACCTTCAAGCACAGAATGCGCTGCCACTTGTGTCCCAGCCACCAATTCGCAATCCTTAATCACTGAATGCGCTCCTAAGCGAACGCCATCTCCTAACATCACTTCACCTTCAATTAACACACCTTTGTCAACTACCACATCACGACCACAGCGCAGTTGACCACGAACATCTATAGATTCTGGGTTCATTAAACGCACACCATTTTTCATTAAATCAGTTCTGATTCGTTGTTGAAAAATGGCATCCAATTCCGCCAATTGAACCATGTCATTAGCCCCTTTAACCGCATCGGAATCAGCCAATACAGCCGCTTTAAATGACTGTTGACTTTCAGCAGCCAAGGCAATTACATCTGTCAGGTAATATTCACCTTGCTGGTTGTCATTGGACAATTGACTTAACCAGTTTTTCAATTTTTTTGCTGGTGCTTGGATGATGCCGGAATTGATTTCTTTGACTTGTTTTTCGGCCTCATTGGCATCTTTTTCTTCGACAATAGCAGTAACCCTTTCACCATCACGGATGATGCGACCATATCCTTTTGGATTTTCAAGAACTGCGGTCAAAACAAATTGGCTTGCGTCAATGTTAATTAAATCATTGAGTTGCACCAATGGCGCATCTCCATACAATACCAAAACTTGTTCATCATCTTTAAAAAAGGGTACTGCTTGTTGAACGGCATGCCCAGTACCGAGTTGTTCCTTTTGTTCAGCCCAATTGACCTGCTCTTCAGCTAAATGTGCCTGCAACTGCTCACCTTGGTGACCAAAAACCATCGTGATTTGAGATGGATTCATAGATTTTGCTAAGTTCAAGACATGATCCACCATGGCAACACCTGCCACGTGATGTAACACTTTCAGCTTATCTGAACGCATTCGGGTACCTGCACCAGCTGCTAAAATAACGACATGTAAGGAATTGTTCATCAAGTGACTCGGGTTAGTAAGGTTAAATAGGCGTATTAAATGGTTCAATACTAATTAAGTTTAGCTATTATAAGTCATTTATATTAAAAGCTAAACCACACTATTTTTTCAAAAAACCAGAAACAAAAAAGCCGACTCAAGGCCGGCTCTTTTGATCATTATGACTAACGTTTAACGTTTGAGGTTTTTCTTCAATTTAGCCACTGCACTGATTTGAGCCAATGCTTTGGCCAAATCTGCTTGTACCATAGCCAGATCTTGCTTTTTGTTGTTGTCTTTCAACAACCTTTCAGCTTCTTCTTTGGCTTGAATCGCAGCCGCTTCATCAATGTCATCAGCACGCACAGCAGTATCAGCCAAAACTGAAACCAAATTAGGCTGCACTTCCAAGATACCACCAGAAACATAAAAATGTTCTTCAGTACCATCGGCTTGGATGACACGAATTTCGCCTGGTTTCAACTGAGTAATCAAGGGTGTATGTTGCGCAGTTATACCCAACTCCCCTTCAATACCACTGGCCACAACCATGCTCGCAGAACCATTAAAAATGGCACTTTCTGCACTGACAATATCACACTGAATGTTTGACATAATTATTTACCTCAAGCCGCTTTGGCTTCCATTTTCTTCGCTTTTTCCAACACTTCATCAATGGTACCAGCCATGTAGAAAGCTTGCTCTGGAATGTGATCGTATTCACCTTCGATGATGCCTTTAAAACCACGGATGGTTTCAGTCAAAGACACATATGTACCTGGTGAACCGGTAAACACTTCAGCCACGAAGAAAGGTTGTGAAAAGAATTTCTCAACTTTACGTGCACGGTATACAGTTTGTCTGTCTTCTTCAGACAACTCATCCATACCCAAAATCGCAATGATGTCTTTCAACTCTTTATAACGTTGTAATGTATTTTGTACAGCACGCGTTACGTTGTAATGTTCTTCACCAACCATTAATGGATCTAATTGACGCGAAGTTGAATCTAATGGATCAACCGCTGGATAAATACCCAACTCAGCAATAGAACGAGACAGTACAACTGTGGCGTCCAAGTGAGCAAAGGTTGTCGCTGGCGATGGATCGGTCAAATCATCCGCAGGTACGTATACCGCTTGGATAGATGTAATAGAACCTTTCTTAGTAGAGGTAATACGCTCTTGTAATTTACCCATCTCTTCAGCCAATGTCGGTTGGTAACCTACCGCAGAAGGCATACGACCCAACAATGCAGATACCTCTGTACCCGCCAATGTATAACGGTAAATGTTATCAATAAACATCAAAACATCACGTCCTTCATCACGGAAATACTCAGCGATGGTCAAGCCTGTCAAGGCTACACGTAATCTGTTACCTGGGGGCTCATTCATCTGACCGTAAACCAAGGCCACTTTATCTAATACGTTAGACTCTTTCATCTCGTAGTAGAAATCGTTACCCTCACGAGTACGCTCACCCACACCAGCAAATACTGAGTAGCCTGAATGCTCAATCGCGATGTTACGGATCAATTCCATCATGTTTACGGTTTTACCTACACCGGCACCACCGAACAATCCAACTTTACCACCCTTAGCAAAAGGACAGCACAAATCGATCACTTTAATACCTGTTTCTAAGATCTCGTCACTGGCTGCTTGCTCATCATAAGCAGGCGCTTCACGATGGATTTCCCAACGCTCTTCTTCACCAATGTCACCACAGCGGTCGATTGGATCTCCCAATACGTCCATGATGCGACCTAACGTTTTTTCGCCTACTGGTACAGAAATGGCTTTGTTTGTGTTAACCACATCCAAACCACGTTTCAAACCGTCAGTAGAACCCAAAGCAATGGTTCTTACGACACCATCACCCAATTGTTGTTGTACTTCTAAAGTTGTACCTGTTTCATCAATTTTCAATGCATCGTACAATTTAGGCACTGCGCTGCGTGGAAACTCAACGTCAACCACCGCACCAATAATTTGTAATATTTTACCTGAACTCATATCTGACTTCTCCTATACAGCAGCTGCGCCGCTGACAATTTCTGAAATTTCTTGTGTAATGGCAGCTTGTCTGGCTTTGTTATAAACCAACTGCAATTCTTTAATCAAATCTGATGCGTTGTCAGATGCTGACTTCATCGCGACCATACGTGCCGCATGCTCTGAAGCCAAGTTCTCTAACACACCTTGGAACACCAATGATTCGATGTATCTGGTAATCAAATGATCTAATACGTCTTTGGCACTTGGCTCATATAAGTAGTCCCAATTGTCTTTGCGAGCTACATCTGAATCGTCAGCAGGTAAAGGCAACAATTGATCAACCATAGGCTTCTGTGTCATGGTATTAACAAAATCATTAAAGACCAAGTACAAGTGACTGATTTCGCCTGCTTCAAAAGCATCTAACATGACTTTGACAACACCAATTAATTTAATCAATTCTGGGTTATCTCCCAATGAACTGATGTTGGCTTTCAAATTCACGTCAACATTTTTAAAGAACGATGCCGCCTTGTTACCAATGGTCACGACATCAACAGCAGAACCTTTGTTTTGCCATTCTTGCATGTGACCGACACACTTTTTGAACAAACCAGAGTTCAAACCACCACATAAACCACGATCTGTTGAGATAATGATGTAACCCACACGATCGGCTTCGCCTTCATGTAAGAATGGGTGTTTGTACTCGGGCGTTGCTTCAGCCAAATGACCAATGATTTGTCTCACCTTACGTGCGTAAGGACGAGATGCATGCATTTGGTCTTGGGCTTTTTTGATCTTGCTCGCTGAAACCATTTCCAGTGCAGTCGTCACTTTACGTGTCGATTTTACACTTTTGATTTTAGTTACAATTTCGCTACCAACTGCCATAAGACTACCTTAATTTGCGTGTTTGATTAATGCTTTACCAGCTACCTGTTTTTTTGAATGCTTCAACACCAGCTTTCAATTGACTTTCTATATCGTCATTGAAGTTACCTGTAGCGTTGATGTCATTCATCAAGCCTGATTCGCTGTTGTTCATGTATTCAACCAATGAAGATTCGAAGCTACCAATTTTGTTCAAAGCAACGTCATCCATGAAACCACGATCAATGGCATACAAAGACACAGCCATTTCGGCCACACTCATAGGTGCATATTGCGCTTGTTTCATCAATTCAGTTACACGTTGACCACGTTCTAATTGTGCACGGGTGTTTTCATCCAAATCAGATGCGAACTGAGCAAAAGCTGCCAACTCACGGTACTGGGCCAGTGCCAATCGAACACCACCACCCAATTTCTTAATGATTTTGGTTTGTGCAGCACCACCTACACGAGATACTGACAAACCAGCATCAATCGCAGGACGAATACCTGAGTTAAACAAATCTGTACCCAAGAAAATCTGACCATCAGTAATAGAAATTACGTTGGTTGGTACGAAAGCTGATACGTCACCTGCTTGAGTTTCAATGATTGGCAATGCCGTCAATGAACCTGTTTTACCTTTTACTTCACCGTTTGTGAAACGCTCAACATAGTCAGCATTTACACGAGCAGCACGTTCTAATAAACGTGAATGTAAGTAAAATACGTCACCAGGATAGGCTTCACGGCCTGGGGGACGTTTCAACAACAATGACACTTGACGATACGCCCAAGCTTGCTTGGTCAAATCATCATAAATGATCAAGGCATCTTGACCACGGTCACGGTAGTATTCACCCATCGCACAACCGGCGTAAGGTGCAATGTATTGCATGGCAGCAGAATCAGAAGCAGTAGCCGCAACAATGATCGTGTGATCCATGGCGCCATGCTCTTCTAATTTACGAACCAAAGCAGACACAGATGAACGCTTTTGACCAACGGCAACATAAATACAAGTAATGCCTTTGCCTTTTTGGTTGATGATGGCATCCAATGCCACAGCTGTTTTACCAGTCTGTCTGTCACCAATAATCAACTCACGCTGACCACGACCAATCGGCACCATGGCATCGATTGATTTCAAACCTGTTTGTACAGGCTCGTCAACTGATTGACGATCAATTACACCAGGTGCAATTTTTTCAATCGGAGCTGTCAATTCAGCAGTGATCGGGCCGTTACCATCAATAGGCGTACCCAAAGAGTCAACAACACGACCAGTCAATTCAGGACCTACAGGCACTTCCAAAATACGACCAGTACATTTAGCAATGTCGCCTTCTGAAATGTGACCATAATCACCCAAAATTACCGCACCAACAGAATCTCTTTCAAGATTCAATGCCAATGCAAATGTGTTGCCAGGTAACTCAATCATTTCACCTTGCATCACATCGGCCAAACCGTGGATGCGTACAATACCGTCCTGGGCACTGACAATCGTACCTTCGGTACGGGCTTCAGATTGAACTTTAAAATCTTTAATGCGATCTTTAATCAGTTCGCTGATTTCTGATGGATTCAATGTCGTTTGCATTGGGATTCCTCGTTTTTAGTATTAAGCCTTTCGACTTAATTGGTTAATTTCGTCTTCATGCGATCAACTTTGCCACGCAAAGTACCATCGATGACCAAGTCGCCGCATACTATGCGAGCACCGCCAATCAACGATGCATCAATGTGTGCATTGATGCTGATCTTCTTACCGGTTTTTTTGCTGAGTGCTGCAATCAAAGCTTGCTGTTGTGCATCTGTCATCTCTACTGCAGTATAAACATCTACAGTTTGAGAAGCTTCATCTTCTTCTTTATAAAGGTGAAACAGTTGCGCCACTTGAGGCAATAAGCTCAAGCGATCATTAGCAGCCATCAAACGAATCAAGTTGGTGTATTCTTCTGTAGCAAACTCGCCACACAACAATTTAACCAATTCATCAACCAACACATTGGGTTGGTTGATGAATGACAAAATATCATCGTTTTCAGTCAAGCCACCAGCCACTGACAGGTCATTTGACCATTGCTCAACAACCGAAGCTGACTTAGCAAACTCATAGGCTGCTTTGGCATACGGACGAGCTAAAGTGACTCTTTCATTCATAATCAGATCTCTTTGATTAAGTCATCAAGCAAATCAGCATGTTTTGCTGCATCAACTTCTTTAGACAACAATTGCTCAGTACCAGCAACCGCCAAGCCTGCTACTTGCTTACGCAAGGCATCTTTGGCTCGGTTGGCTTCTTGCTCAATCTCTACTTTAGCAGCAGTGAGCTGACGCTCCTTTTCTGATAAAGCGTCTGATTTCGCTTGGTCTTTGATTTTGCTGGCCATTTGGCTTGCTTGATCTTTGATTTGACTGGCTTGCTCTTTGGCATCACCAACCACTTTATCTGCTTTGGCTTGTGCTTCTTCCAATTCCTTTTCAGCACGATTACCAGCGGCTAAGCCGTCAGCAATCTTTTTCTCGCGCTCGTCCATGGCGCCCAAAATTACCGGCCAGATGTACTTCATAGTAAACCAACACACAGCAAAGAAAGCCAGTGATTGGATTAAGATAGTTACATTTAAATTCATGTTTCGTACTCCGCCTTAAATTTCAAGAATTAACCACCAATTGCTTTCAATGCAGCAGGAACGAATGGGTTAGCGAAAGTAAAGAACAATGCCATACCAACAGCAATCATTGAAATCGCATCCAACAGACCCGCGATCAAAAACATCTTGCCTTGCAACATAGGTGCCAATTCAGGTTGACGAGCTGAAGCTTCCAATAAGCGACCACCCAACAAAGCAAAACCAATCGCAGTACCCAAAGCGGCCATACCCAAGATG
Proteins encoded:
- the atpA gene encoding F0F1 ATP synthase subunit alpha, with product MQTTLNPSEISELIKDRIKDFKVQSEARTEGTIVSAQDGIVRIHGLADVMQGEMIELPGNTFALALNLERDSVGAVILGDYGHISEGDIAKCTGRILEVPVGPELTGRVVDSLGTPIDGNGPITAELTAPIEKIAPGVIDRQSVDEPVQTGLKSIDAMVPIGRGQRELIIGDRQTGKTAVALDAIINQKGKGITCIYVAVGQKRSSVSALVRKLEEHGAMDHTIIVAATASDSAAMQYIAPYAGCAMGEYYRDRGQDALIIYDDLTKQAWAYRQVSLLLKRPPGREAYPGDVFYLHSRLLERAARVNADYVERFTNGEVKGKTGSLTALPIIETQAGDVSAFVPTNVISITDGQIFLGTDLFNSGIRPAIDAGLSVSRVGGAAQTKIIKKLGGGVRLALAQYRELAAFAQFASDLDENTRAQLERGQRVTELMKQAQYAPMSVAEMAVSLYAIDRGFMDDVALNKIGSFESSLVEYMNNSESGLMNDINATGNFNDDIESQLKAGVEAFKKTGSW
- a CDS encoding F0F1 ATP synthase subunit B, producing the protein MNLNVTILIQSLAFFAVCWFTMKYIWPVILGAMDEREKKIADGLAAGNRAEKELEEAQAKADKVVGDAKEQASQIKDQASQMASKIKDQAKSDALSEKERQLTAAKVEIEQEANRAKDALRKQVAGLAVAGTEQLLSKEVDAAKHADLLDDLIKEI
- the atpG gene encoding F0F1 ATP synthase subunit gamma, translating into MAVGSEIVTKIKSVKSTRKVTTALEMVSASKIKKAQDQMHASRPYARKVRQIIGHLAEATPEYKHPFLHEGEADRVGYIIISTDRGLCGGLNSGLFKKCVGHMQEWQNKGSAVDVVTIGNKAASFFKNVDVNLKANISSLGDNPELIKLIGVVKVMLDAFEAGEISHLYLVFNDFVNTMTQKPMVDQLLPLPADDSDVARKDNWDYLYEPSAKDVLDHLITRYIESLVFQGVLENLASEHAARMVAMKSASDNASDLIKELQLVYNKARQAAITQEISEIVSGAAAV
- the atpE gene encoding F0F1 ATP synthase subunit C: MTVIAVAIILGMAALGTAIGFALLGGRLLEASARQPELAPMLQGKMFLIAGLLDAISMIAVGMALFFTFANPFVPAALKAIGG
- a CDS encoding F0F1 ATP synthase subunit delta; the encoded protein is MNERVTLARPYAKAAYEFAKSASVVEQWSNDLSVAGGLTENDDILSFINQPNVLVDELVKLLCGEFATEEYTNLIRLMAANDRLSLLPQVAQLFHLYKEEDEASQTVDVYTAVEMTDAQQQALIAALSKKTGKKISINAHIDASLIGGARIVCGDLVIDGTLRGKVDRMKTKLTN